Proteins from one Cellulosilyticum lentocellum DSM 5427 genomic window:
- a CDS encoding Crp/Fnr family transcriptional regulator: protein MIKRYAECLLQSALFRQIKEEELEKLLSCLAFKMVTYEAEEYLFHAGDEVGHIGIVLEGCIEIIKENIAGERHIIAFLEASHMFGESVVCTSKRIAPVSTKAREKTTVILIPYKYVIENCSNGCSFHTQLIHNMLRVLGDKNEMLNIKMELLLLKGMREKLATYLLKEAQRSGKLAFNITPNREALAEFLNVSRPSMCRELARMKEDNLIDFYKNSFKLLDIEALKKCLNH from the coding sequence ATGATTAAGCGCTATGCAGAGTGTTTATTGCAATCAGCTCTATTTCGTCAAATCAAAGAAGAGGAGCTGGAAAAACTATTATCTTGTTTGGCATTTAAAATGGTAACCTATGAAGCAGAAGAATATCTCTTTCATGCAGGAGATGAAGTAGGTCATATAGGCATTGTTCTAGAAGGCTGCATAGAGATTATCAAGGAAAACATAGCAGGAGAGCGTCATATTATAGCTTTCTTAGAAGCTTCACATATGTTTGGTGAATCCGTCGTATGTACTTCTAAAAGAATTGCCCCTGTATCTACTAAAGCAAGAGAAAAAACAACTGTTATATTAATTCCATATAAATATGTGATTGAAAATTGTAGTAACGGATGTTCTTTTCACACACAACTCATTCATAATATGTTAAGGGTACTAGGGGACAAAAACGAAATGCTTAATATAAAAATGGAACTCCTACTATTAAAAGGGATGAGAGAAAAACTAGCCACTTATCTTTTAAAAGAAGCACAAAGGAGTGGCAAGCTGGCTTTTAATATTACACCTAATAGAGAGGCACTAGCTGAATTTCTTAATGTGTCACGTCCTTCTATGTGCAGAGAATTAGCTAGAATGAAGGAGGACAATTTAATTGATTTCTATAAAAATAGTTTTAAATTATTAGATATAGAAGCTCTTAAAAAGTGCCTTAATCATTAA
- a CDS encoding copper amine oxidase N-terminal domain-containing protein produces the protein MKKLGVFFITTLLSATTTLATPIKIQVNGKEILNKVAPITQNGTTLVPLRVISEELGAFVEWSSATNTITIYSDLANLQLSMGSLEMTKLDFASNSETQITLTLAPIQINSTTMVPLRAISEGLGCNINYASGVIDINSPTTTVQPGSPQFTEETKLIIQNDLTNKYGICQTVAGDIPLTFSLTVNENKLKYYPCDFEIAAKLSEQDIAHLKNLTLTAPDTAVYVKKQLQSHMGQLALELITTYPEAKFWGYYDLSHYETTDTKQKLITSFACTWMNYMPDKDLTYAGSKKGLFTWFTSYDTEIW, from the coding sequence ATGAAAAAATTAGGGGTATTTTTTATAACTACCTTATTATCCGCAACTACCACTTTGGCTACTCCTATTAAAATTCAAGTTAATGGAAAAGAAATTCTAAATAAAGTAGCACCTATCACACAAAATGGTACAACCTTAGTACCTCTTCGTGTCATTAGTGAAGAATTAGGAGCCTTCGTGGAATGGTCCTCTGCTACTAATACCATTACCATTTATAGTGACCTAGCTAATTTACAATTAAGCATGGGTTCCTTAGAAATGACTAAATTAGACTTCGCTTCTAATTCAGAAACACAAATCACCTTAACCCTAGCACCTATTCAAATTAATAGCACTACTATGGTTCCCTTGCGTGCTATTTCTGAAGGATTAGGTTGCAATATCAATTATGCTAGTGGTGTCATTGATATCAACTCACCTACTACAACTGTGCAACCTGGAAGCCCTCAATTTACTGAAGAAACAAAGCTTATCATCCAAAACGATTTAACCAATAAATATGGTATCTGCCAAACTGTAGCTGGTGACATTCCTCTCACTTTCAGCCTCACAGTTAATGAAAATAAGCTTAAATACTATCCTTGTGATTTTGAAATAGCCGCCAAGCTTTCAGAACAAGATATAGCACACTTAAAAAACTTAACACTTACAGCTCCAGATACAGCCGTATATGTAAAAAAACAACTACAAAGTCATATGGGGCAGCTTGCTTTAGAATTAATAACTACTTATCCTGAAGCAAAATTTTGGGGATATTACGATCTATCTCACTACGAAACAACTGATACAAAACAAAAACTTATTACAAGTTTTGCTTGTACTTGGATGAATTATATGCCTGATAAAGATCTTACTTATGCCGGTAGTAAAAAAGGGTTGTTTACATGGTTTACAAGTTATGACACGGAAATTTGGTAA
- the hcp gene encoding hydroxylamine reductase — MNNQMYCMQCQETAGNKACTKVGVCGKSAELANMQDLLIYVTKGISEVTTRLRQEGKEVSKDLNHYITLNLFTTITNANFDDEVFYARVKETLAKKNELMQQLTNKDHLSEAATWDIALENKTGILASLKNLVSGNKEASEVNQILKAKAESDEVGVLATENEDIRSLRELITYGLKGLSAYSKHANALGYDNEAIDAFMQETLMKLLDDSLTADDLVALTLETGKVGVDGMALLDTANTSTYGNPEITKVNIGVGKNPGILVSGHDLADIEQLLIQTEGTGVDVYTHSEMLPAHYYPQLKKYSHLVGNYGNAWWKQKEEFEAFNGPILMTTNCIVPPKASYKDRMFTTGAAGYVGCKHIEGEAGSQKDFSEIIALAKTCKAPTEIETGEIIGGFAHEQVFALAETVVEAVKSGAIKKFVVMAGCDGRASKRNYYTDFAKALPKDTVILTAGCAKYKYNKLDLGDIGGIPRVLDAGQCNDSYSLALIALKLKEVFGLADINELPIIYNIAWYEQKAVIVLLSLLYLGVKEIHLGPTLPAFLSPNVAKVLVENFGIGGISTVEEDMEMFFGEEAKMAETSQGMITKDMVIGDILKINPENARVLMEAGMHCLGCPSSQMETLEEACQVHGLDVEALIEKLR; from the coding sequence ATGAATAATCAAATGTATTGTATGCAATGTCAAGAGACAGCAGGAAACAAAGCATGTACAAAGGTAGGGGTATGTGGTAAAAGTGCAGAACTAGCTAATATGCAAGACTTACTCATCTATGTAACAAAAGGGATATCTGAAGTGACAACAAGATTACGTCAAGAAGGAAAAGAGGTAAGTAAAGACTTAAACCACTACATCACACTTAACTTATTTACAACGATTACAAATGCAAACTTTGATGATGAAGTATTTTATGCAAGAGTAAAAGAAACTTTAGCAAAGAAAAATGAATTAATGCAGCAGTTAACTAACAAAGATCATTTATCTGAAGCAGCTACTTGGGATATTGCCTTGGAAAACAAAACAGGCATTTTAGCTTCTCTTAAGAATTTAGTATCTGGAAACAAAGAAGCTAGTGAAGTTAATCAAATTTTAAAAGCAAAAGCTGAATCAGATGAAGTAGGTGTTTTAGCCACGGAAAATGAAGATATTCGTTCATTAAGAGAGTTAATTACTTATGGCTTAAAAGGCTTATCTGCTTATTCTAAACATGCTAATGCATTAGGTTATGATAATGAAGCAATCGATGCGTTTATGCAAGAAACATTAATGAAATTACTAGATGATTCATTAACAGCAGACGATCTTGTAGCTTTAACATTAGAAACAGGTAAAGTAGGTGTTGATGGAATGGCATTACTTGATACAGCCAATACATCAACTTACGGTAACCCAGAAATCACAAAAGTTAATATTGGTGTAGGTAAGAATCCTGGTATTTTAGTATCGGGTCATGACCTTGCAGATATCGAACAATTATTAATTCAAACAGAAGGTACTGGGGTAGATGTCTATACTCACTCTGAAATGTTGCCAGCACACTATTATCCACAGCTTAAGAAGTATAGCCACTTAGTAGGGAACTATGGAAATGCTTGGTGGAAACAAAAAGAAGAGTTTGAAGCCTTTAATGGACCTATCTTAATGACTACAAACTGTATTGTACCTCCAAAAGCATCTTATAAAGATAGAATGTTTACAACTGGTGCAGCTGGCTATGTAGGCTGTAAGCATATAGAAGGTGAAGCAGGTAGCCAAAAAGACTTTTCAGAAATCATTGCTTTAGCAAAAACATGCAAAGCGCCAACAGAAATTGAAACAGGAGAAATCATTGGTGGTTTTGCTCATGAACAAGTATTTGCATTAGCAGAGACAGTAGTAGAAGCTGTAAAATCTGGTGCTATTAAAAAGTTCGTAGTAATGGCAGGGTGTGATGGTAGAGCTTCTAAAAGAAATTACTATACAGATTTTGCAAAAGCACTTCCAAAAGATACAGTGATTTTAACAGCAGGCTGTGCAAAATACAAATATAATAAACTTGATTTAGGCGATATCGGAGGCATTCCAAGAGTATTAGATGCAGGACAATGTAACGATTCTTATTCTTTAGCTCTCATTGCACTTAAATTAAAAGAGGTATTTGGTTTAGCAGATATCAATGAATTACCAATCATCTATAACATTGCTTGGTATGAACAAAAAGCAGTTATTGTATTATTATCATTACTTTATCTTGGAGTAAAAGAAATTCACTTAGGACCAACACTTCCAGCTTTTCTTTCTCCAAATGTAGCTAAAGTATTAGTAGAAAACTTTGGTATTGGTGGTATTTCTACAGTAGAAGAAGATATGGAGATGTTCTTTGGTGAAGAAGCAAAAATGGCTGAGACTTCTCAAGGGATGATTACAAAAGACATGGTGATTGGCGATATCTTAAAAATTAATCCTGAAAATGCAAGGGTATTAATGGAAGCTGGTATGCACTGCCTTGGATGCCCATCTTCTCAGATGGAAACTTTAGAAGAAGCTTGTCAAGTACATGGTTTAGATGTAGAAGCATTAATAGAAAAATTACGTTAA
- a CDS encoding FAD-dependent oxidoreductase — translation MGKKIVIVGGVAGGASAAARLRRHSEKDQIIMFEKGPHVSFSNCALPYHLSRTVEPAGKLVLMNPEKFLKQYNIIARVNEEVVAIDRTNKKVKVYQHSTGKTYEESYDKLILSPGAKPIVPQLEGLDTIPTFTVRNVADIIKLRSHIEQNKVKTITVIGGGYIGIEVAENLREAGYDITLVEGEKQILRPFDEEMVQVFHKVLTDHGVQLLLGSPVSHFEARTVILASGEKIPTEMVVMAIGVRPESKLAQEAGLEMSPTGAIAVNESYQTIDDDIYAIGDAIDVNHLLTGEKARLTLAGPAQKAARAVADNINGIEIKASAYMGSSAIKVFEYNGASTGLNENIIKAQKLGLYYDKVHFILNDKVGIMPDSNPLHFKLLFEVPTGRILGAQAIGKGDVDKRIDVIATAMKFNATVYDLKDLELCYAPPFGTAKDIVNYAGYIASNLLAGDFKQVTVDQVRPLLEQNQIFIDVREVGEYERGHLEKAKNIPLSELRQRTQEIPKDKPVYIHCRTGQRSYNAVLALQNLGYTNVVNVTGGFLGLSFYEYFKDQVEQRKPIMTAYNFN, via the coding sequence ATGGGTAAAAAAATAGTCATTGTAGGTGGTGTAGCAGGAGGAGCTTCAGCAGCAGCTAGACTCAGAAGACATAGTGAAAAAGATCAAATTATTATGTTTGAAAAGGGACCTCATGTATCATTTTCAAACTGTGCTTTACCTTATCATTTAAGCAGAACTGTCGAGCCAGCAGGTAAGCTGGTTTTAATGAATCCGGAAAAGTTTTTAAAGCAATATAATATTATAGCAAGGGTTAATGAAGAAGTTGTAGCTATCGATAGAACTAATAAGAAAGTTAAGGTTTATCAGCACTCAACAGGTAAAACTTATGAAGAAAGTTATGATAAATTGATTTTGTCACCAGGTGCTAAACCTATCGTTCCGCAGCTTGAAGGATTAGATACTATTCCTACTTTTACAGTAAGAAATGTAGCAGATATTATAAAACTCAGATCACATATAGAGCAAAATAAGGTCAAAACAATAACAGTTATTGGTGGTGGCTATATAGGTATTGAAGTAGCAGAAAATCTAAGAGAAGCAGGTTATGATATTACCTTAGTAGAAGGAGAAAAACAAATCTTACGCCCCTTTGATGAAGAGATGGTACAAGTTTTTCACAAGGTGCTTACGGACCATGGTGTTCAGCTTTTACTAGGTAGTCCTGTAAGTCACTTTGAAGCTAGAACAGTCATATTGGCTTCTGGAGAAAAGATACCAACAGAAATGGTAGTAATGGCAATAGGCGTTAGGCCTGAAAGTAAGTTAGCCCAGGAAGCTGGTTTAGAAATGAGTCCAACAGGTGCTATTGCAGTTAATGAGAGCTATCAAACCATAGATGATGATATTTATGCCATAGGAGATGCTATTGATGTCAATCATCTATTAACAGGTGAAAAAGCACGTTTAACTTTAGCAGGCCCTGCCCAAAAAGCAGCAAGAGCAGTAGCAGATAATATCAATGGCATAGAAATTAAAGCTAGCGCTTATATGGGGAGTTCAGCTATTAAGGTTTTTGAGTATAATGGAGCTTCTACAGGTCTAAATGAAAACATAATTAAAGCTCAAAAGTTAGGGCTTTATTATGATAAAGTTCACTTTATTTTAAATGATAAAGTAGGCATTATGCCAGATAGCAATCCACTTCACTTTAAACTTCTTTTTGAAGTGCCAACAGGTAGAATATTAGGTGCACAGGCTATTGGAAAAGGGGACGTAGATAAGCGAATTGATGTGATTGCCACAGCTATGAAGTTTAATGCCACAGTTTATGATTTAAAGGATTTAGAGCTTTGTTATGCACCACCTTTTGGAACAGCAAAAGATATTGTGAATTATGCAGGATATATTGCTAGTAATTTATTAGCAGGTGACTTTAAACAGGTAACAGTAGATCAAGTAAGACCACTGCTAGAGCAAAATCAAATCTTTATCGATGTGAGAGAAGTAGGTGAATACGAAAGAGGTCATCTTGAAAAAGCTAAAAATATACCACTGAGTGAACTAAGACAACGAACTCAAGAAATTCCTAAAGACAAGCCAGTTTATATTCATTGCCGTACAGGCCAAAGAAGCTACAATGCAGTATTAGCACTGCAAAACCTAGGTTATACTAATGTAGTTAATGTAACAGGGGGCTTTCTAGGACTAAGCTTTTATGAGTATTTTAAGGATCAAGTAGAGCAAAGAAAACCCATTATGACAGCTTATAATTTTAACTAA
- a CDS encoding rhodanese-like domain-containing protein has protein sequence MFSIFNRNNNKETIWAEDLDDMLDDIHLIDIREGYELLSGKVKTAQHIPMGNLLSTPERYLNQDEKYYIMCQSGMRSMRTVKALQEKGYNVVNVKGGMAAYKGRNRI, from the coding sequence ATGTTTTCCATTTTTAATAGAAATAATAATAAAGAAACTATTTGGGCAGAAGATTTGGATGATATGTTAGATGATATCCATTTAATAGATATACGAGAAGGTTACGAACTGTTATCAGGTAAGGTAAAAACAGCTCAGCATATTCCAATGGGCAATTTATTAAGTACACCTGAACGCTATTTGAATCAAGATGAAAAGTATTATATTATGTGTCAATCCGGTATGAGAAGTATGAGAACAGTTAAAGCACTTCAAGAAAAAGGCTATAACGTAGTGAATGTAAAAGGTGGTATGGCTGCTTATAAAGGAAGAAATAGAATTTAG
- a CDS encoding S-layer homology domain-containing protein, which yields MRKRIFSVFLTLCMVCTLLPAQLTFAAWTGSWNGSWYGTWDGQAAELSDNIGFNYGVGGHLLVTMPTTTSSCYTFGTTSSDGLTITETAANTDTLPNSGWNWAVKKDADQGGLPTYTLILSGANITSKSGDAVMIGKSSGNDKVMNLNLVIKGNNEVTAPTTAIAIYNNKRVTVSGNGSLTVNGGSFGFFADLTDALEIGDQVKLNATGGTGAGLQALKGTLTISTRGDGEVVTTSNGVNARAIKAKTIVIDPNVELYEGAIGSFDNWGELIEAAKSPAKWRRKYTITATAGVGGSIIAVGNPAEPTVVSKGAIQTYNITPNSGYVISEVMVDNVSKGAISSYTFDNVQEDHTITVTFSVIPKPTYTITATAGAGGSISSPAGNAVGATVVNQGDNQSYIFTPKRGYVISDVKVDNVSKGALSNYTFSNVQANHTIEVTFKSVSSGGSSSGGGGSTYTPIYTVTTDTSKTEHGQLVLDKEKAAAGEIVKLTPKAEAGYEIDTLVVKDEKGNIIEVTKNADGTYSFKMPSGKVTIETTFKKSQQEPVVPPTDEQPVTWVNTFNDVVETNWYYEAVKFVNEKKLFAGNSENSFAPKQLMTRAMVWTVIGRLEGEELSGINVFEDARAWAMKSEISDASNPSGNVSREQFVTMFWRYCGSPKANATLVGFNDANKINDYAKEAMAWAVEKGIIIGKGNGLLAPNDNVTRAEAATILMAYYKEYVNKKHSS from the coding sequence ATGAGAAAACGTATTTTTAGTGTATTTCTCACGCTATGTATGGTGTGTACCTTGCTGCCAGCCCAGCTTACCTTTGCGGCATGGACTGGATCATGGAATGGAAGTTGGTATGGAACATGGGATGGACAAGCTGCGGAACTTAGTGACAATATTGGCTTTAATTATGGGGTAGGTGGACACTTATTAGTCACCATGCCTACCACTACATCTAGCTGCTATACTTTTGGAACAACCTCGTCAGACGGACTGACCATTACAGAAACTGCCGCAAATACTGACACATTACCTAATTCAGGATGGAACTGGGCGGTTAAAAAAGATGCTGATCAGGGAGGACTCCCTACCTATACCTTAATCCTTAGCGGTGCCAACATTACATCAAAAAGTGGGGATGCTGTAATGATAGGAAAAAGCAGTGGTAACGATAAGGTTATGAATTTAAACCTTGTTATAAAGGGAAATAACGAGGTGACAGCTCCCACAACTGCTATTGCCATCTATAACAACAAACGTGTTACTGTTAGTGGGAATGGAAGTCTAACGGTGAATGGAGGAAGTTTTGGCTTTTTTGCAGACTTGACAGATGCCCTTGAGATAGGGGATCAGGTTAAGCTCAATGCCACAGGAGGTACAGGTGCTGGACTTCAGGCTTTGAAAGGTACATTAACTATTTCGACCCGTGGTGATGGGGAAGTAGTAACAACGTCCAATGGAGTAAATGCAAGAGCAATTAAGGCAAAGACTATTGTAATTGACCCTAATGTAGAACTTTATGAAGGAGCTATCGGCTCTTTTGATAACTGGGGTGAGTTAATAGAAGCAGCTAAGTCACCAGCTAAATGGAGAAGAAAGTATACGATTACAGCAACAGCAGGTGTAGGAGGAAGTATTATAGCAGTTGGAAATCCAGCTGAGCCTACAGTAGTTAGCAAAGGAGCCATTCAAACCTATAACATTACACCAAACAGTGGCTATGTTATCTCAGAGGTAATGGTGGATAATGTAAGTAAAGGTGCTATCTCAAGCTATACCTTTGATAATGTACAAGAAGACCACACCATTACAGTAACCTTTAGTGTGATACCAAAGCCTACCTATACGATTACAGCAACAGCAGGTGCAGGAGGAAGTATTTCTTCACCAGCTGGGAATGCAGTTGGGGCTACAGTAGTTAATCAAGGAGACAATCAAAGCTATATCTTTACACCAAAACGTGGCTATGTTATTTCTGATGTTAAGGTGGATAATGTAAGCAAAGGTGCTCTTTCAAACTATACCTTTAGTAATGTACAAGCAAATCATACCATTGAAGTAACCTTTAAGTCTGTTAGCAGTGGGGGTTCTTCTTCAGGCGGAGGCGGTAGTACCTATACACCTATCTATACAGTCACTACTGATACTTCTAAAACAGAACATGGGCAGTTGGTATTAGATAAAGAAAAAGCGGCTGCAGGTGAAATAGTAAAATTGACCCCCAAGGCAGAAGCAGGCTATGAAATAGATACACTAGTAGTAAAGGATGAAAAAGGCAACATCATTGAAGTGACTAAAAATGCAGATGGCACCTATTCCTTTAAGATGCCTAGCGGTAAGGTAACCATAGAAACCACTTTTAAGAAAAGTCAACAGGAACCTGTTGTACCTCCTACAGATGAACAACCTGTAACATGGGTAAATACCTTTAACGATGTTGTAGAAACAAATTGGTATTATGAAGCTGTGAAGTTTGTAAATGAAAAGAAACTCTTTGCAGGAAACAGTGAAAATAGCTTCGCACCTAAACAATTAATGACAAGAGCTATGGTTTGGACCGTAATAGGCCGTTTAGAAGGTGAGGAGTTATCCGGAATTAATGTATTTGAGGATGCACGTGCTTGGGCAATGAAAAGTGAAATCTCAGACGCTAGCAACCCAAGTGGTAATGTATCAAGAGAGCAATTTGTGACCATGTTTTGGAGGTACTGCGGCTCACCAAAAGCAAATGCTACGTTAGTAGGCTTTAATGATGCCAATAAAATTAACGATTATGCGAAAGAAGCCATGGCATGGGCAGTGGAAAAAGGTATTATAATAGGTAAAGGCAATGGGCTGCTTGCACCTAATGACAATGTTACAAGAGCAGAAGCTGCTACCATTCTCATGGCTTATTATAAAGAGTATGTAAATAAAAAGCATTCATCTTAA
- a CDS encoding transposase, protein MLLNKNTNDNFTPRQLKLPLDIEKIIDISDPVYTLCEVMDHIDLTRYFVEKDCKTGRPRCDSDKMLKIILFTFMEHGISSLRNIEKLCRTDIRYMYLLDGMKAPSFATFGNFIRNELTTSIEQIFIDINSYIFDQEHVDLHHTYIDGTKIEANANRYTWVWKKSCIKNRNKVFEKISLLIDTMNSEVLSFLNVKLEKRDEYAIDYVEALLENYQKAINLEVSKFVSGAGHKKSIHQKQYQEMQGYLERLKKYAKHLEVCGERRNSYSKTDHDATFMRIKRDYMGNDQLLPAYNMQASICDEYIAVIDAKPYASDMECFQPLMEKFNATYGHYPTYPVADAGYGSYNNYLYCEEHGMEKYMKFTMFERETKNEKYHYDPYRAVNFKRDEQGNLICPNNKKFIYKCDRHIYKNQYGRTEEIYECEDCAGCPYRSECCKRSHGNRTVRLNRELTEIHKEVINNLESIHGALLCMNRSIQSEGTFGIIKWDRSYKRLFRRGEKAVLLEFTLISCGYNLYKYHNKKHRTSIVA, encoded by the coding sequence ATGCTACTAAACAAAAATACCAATGATAATTTTACACCAAGACAGCTAAAATTACCATTGGATATCGAAAAAATAATTGATATTTCAGATCCAGTATATACTTTATGCGAAGTAATGGATCACATTGACCTAACACGATATTTTGTAGAGAAGGACTGCAAAACAGGTCGTCCAAGATGTGATTCAGATAAAATGCTTAAGATTATACTTTTCACTTTTATGGAGCATGGCATTAGTTCTTTAAGAAATATTGAAAAACTCTGCCGTACAGACATCAGATATATGTATCTTCTTGACGGAATGAAAGCTCCATCTTTTGCTACTTTCGGCAACTTTATTCGTAATGAATTAACGACTTCAATTGAACAAATCTTCATTGATATCAATTCTTATATTTTTGATCAAGAGCATGTGGATTTACATCACACTTACATCGATGGAACAAAGATCGAAGCTAATGCTAATCGCTATACCTGGGTATGGAAGAAATCTTGCATCAAAAATAGAAACAAAGTGTTCGAAAAGATCTCATTACTCATCGATACAATGAATTCAGAGGTTCTTAGTTTTCTTAATGTGAAGTTAGAAAAAAGAGATGAATATGCGATTGATTACGTTGAGGCATTGCTTGAAAATTATCAGAAGGCAATAAATCTAGAGGTTTCAAAATTTGTTTCCGGAGCGGGGCATAAGAAAAGTATCCATCAAAAACAGTATCAGGAAATGCAGGGGTATCTAGAACGCCTCAAGAAATATGCAAAGCACCTCGAAGTATGTGGTGAGCGAAGAAATAGTTATTCAAAAACTGATCACGATGCAACTTTTATGAGAATCAAACGTGATTATATGGGAAATGACCAGCTCCTTCCTGCTTACAACATGCAGGCTTCCATATGTGATGAATATATAGCTGTAATAGACGCAAAACCTTATGCTTCAGACATGGAATGTTTTCAACCTTTAATGGAAAAGTTTAATGCTACTTATGGTCATTATCCAACGTATCCTGTTGCTGACGCAGGATATGGTTCTTATAATAATTATCTTTATTGTGAGGAACATGGCATGGAAAAATATATGAAATTTACTATGTTTGAGAGGGAAACTAAGAATGAAAAATATCATTATGATCCATATCGTGCAGTAAATTTCAAAAGAGATGAACAAGGAAACCTGATCTGTCCTAATAATAAAAAGTTTATATATAAATGTGATAGGCATATATATAAAAATCAATATGGTAGAACAGAAGAAATATATGAATGTGAAGACTGTGCAGGATGTCCATATCGTAGTGAATGTTGCAAAAGATCACATGGAAATAGAACAGTACGCCTTAATCGAGAATTAACAGAAATACATAAGGAAGTAATAAATAATCTAGAATCAATTCATGGTGCCTTATTGTGTATGAACAGAAGTATTCAATCAGAGGGGACATTTGGGATAATTAAGTGGGATAGATCTTATAAAAGATTATTTCGGCGAGGAGAAAAAGCTGTCCTTTTAGAATTCACGTTAATTTCTTGTGGATACAACCTCTATAAGTATCATAACAAGAAACATCGGACATCCATAGTTGCATAA
- a CDS encoding M14 family zinc carboxypeptidase has product MRRKKYRLWQSCMVMLLLIQSLKGNPLDLKAIYSEQISTETNKALEQIAQDYEEMTEVITIGYSTTKQTEIKALKLGKGEKSILINGTHHGREALTTVLILNQISYLAEAYVEKQTINGQDVRTVLNTVSIWFVPLVNPDGATIALSTRPEWKANGRGVDLNRNYPTLYATIATKPTPGPSGYAGTEAFSELETQALRDLCKVQEFEAAIAYHSAGEVIYWWYHQTGELYKHSLVIGCMLSHATQYSLVPISQSRGGRGFTDWFIQSLKKPSFTLEVGKNANGKRLSLMEYDQIWKANKEIPFLLAKEMINLNSHEWQVTINEVQIKGKTIFGRGVVPVKAICQALNLNYSYMPEEKQISLTDGNNILSFKQGEKIALYNEEPLEIVVPAHIQEGEMYLPLKNILELFSM; this is encoded by the coding sequence ATGAGAAGAAAAAAGTATAGGTTATGGCAAAGTTGTATGGTAATGCTTTTATTAATACAATCACTAAAGGGGAATCCATTAGATTTAAAAGCCATTTATTCGGAACAAATTAGTACAGAAACGAATAAGGCACTAGAGCAAATAGCACAGGATTATGAAGAAATGACGGAGGTAATAACTATTGGATATTCTACAACTAAGCAAACTGAGATTAAAGCACTTAAATTAGGAAAAGGAGAAAAGAGTATTCTTATTAATGGGACGCATCATGGAAGAGAGGCTCTAACAACAGTGCTTATTTTAAATCAAATAAGCTATTTAGCAGAAGCGTACGTAGAGAAGCAAACAATCAATGGGCAAGATGTACGAACGGTGTTGAATACAGTATCTATTTGGTTTGTTCCCTTGGTGAACCCTGATGGTGCAACAATTGCTTTAAGTACTAGACCAGAATGGAAAGCGAATGGAAGAGGTGTAGATTTAAATCGTAATTATCCAACCCTCTATGCTACCATAGCCACTAAGCCTACACCGGGACCTAGCGGATATGCAGGGACAGAAGCTTTCTCTGAATTGGAAACACAAGCACTGAGAGATCTATGTAAAGTGCAAGAGTTCGAAGCAGCTATAGCTTATCATAGTGCTGGGGAAGTGATTTATTGGTGGTATCATCAGACAGGTGAGCTGTATAAACATTCTTTAGTAATAGGATGCATGCTTTCTCATGCAACACAGTATAGCTTAGTGCCTATTAGCCAATCAAGAGGAGGACGTGGATTTACAGATTGGTTTATTCAGAGTTTAAAGAAGCCTTCTTTTACCTTGGAAGTAGGAAAAAATGCAAATGGTAAAAGGCTTTCTTTAATGGAATACGACCAGATTTGGAAGGCTAATAAGGAGATACCATTTTTGTTAGCTAAAGAAATGATTAATTTAAACTCTCATGAGTGGCAAGTGACTATAAACGAAGTACAAATAAAAGGAAAAACTATTTTTGGTAGAGGGGTAGTACCTGTTAAGGCAATCTGCCAAGCACTGAATTTGAATTATAGCTATATGCCAGAAGAAAAACAAATTAGTTTAACAGATGGGAACAATATTCTAAGCTTTAAACAGGGTGAAAAAATAGCATTATATAATGAAGAACCATTAGAAATAGTTGTGCCAGCACATATTCAAGAAGGAGAAATGTATCTTCCTTTAAAAAACATCTTAGAGCTTTTTTCTATGTGA